A genomic window from Silene latifolia isolate original U9 population chromosome Y, ASM4854445v1, whole genome shotgun sequence includes:
- the LOC141627729 gene encoding uncharacterized protein LOC141627729, which produces MTFKSWKAVCAPWKEGGFGLKELLSWNKAMLLQWVWKLGSTDDSFWVTWIQSYPFKGIDVWHTPIKESFPDSLKGILKVRDACIQLAGGIQQAQLLVQTCVHQGRFIISKGYELFRTRHPAVPWAEPISRHVIVPAHRITISLALEAHLPTVDNVIGKGLIMPNRCSLCRADAESHGQLFFHCAYAKVVWQALLTWIGINRRGMTLKQEIGWIKSRKHRKHWSANWFICTLAAAVHFLWHERNQRIFTSQERSPEILVQQIKYIVGVGLLAFSKDSIYNTLVEHLAR; this is translated from the coding sequence ATGACTTTTAAAAGCTGGAAGGCAGTATGTGCTCCCTGGAAAGAAGGGGGTTTTGGGTTAAAGGAGTTGTTGTCTTGGAATAAAGCAATGCTTTTACAATGGGTTTGGAAGCTTGGAAGCACTGATGATAGCTTTTGGGTCACATGGATTCAGAGTTATCCCTTTAAAGGGATTGATGTGTGGCACACTCCCATTAAAGAAAGTTTCCCTGACAGTTTGAAGGGGATTTTGAAAGTTAGAGATGCTTGTATTCAGCTTGCAGGAGGCATTCAACAGGCTCAATTGCTTGTTCAGACTTGTGTTCACCAGGGTAGATTTATTATCTCTAAGGGTTATGAATTGTTCAGGACAAGGCATCCTGCTGTTCCATGGGCAGAACCTATTAGTAGGCATGTCATTGTGCCTGCTCATCGCATTACAATCTCTCTTGCTCTGGAAGCTCATTTGCCGACTGTTGATAATGTTATAGGCAAGGGTTTGATCATGCCTAATAGATGCAGTCTCTGTAGAGCTGATGCTGAAAGTCATGGGCAATTGTTTTTCCATTGTGCTTATGCAAAGGTAGTTTGGCAAGCCTTGCTCACTTGGATTGGCATTAACAGAAGGGGGATGACTCTTAAGCAGGAGATTGGCTGGATTAAGAGTAGAAAGCACCGTAAGCATTGGTCTGCTAATTGGTTCATCTGCACTCTGGCTGCAGCAGTTCATTTCTTATGGCATGAACGGAACCAAAGAATCTTCACTAGCCAGGAAAGGAGTCCAGAGATCTTAGTTCAGCAAATTAAATACATTGTGGGTGTAGGTTTGTTAGCTTTTAGTAAGGATAGTATTTACAATACTTTAGTTGAGCATCTAGCTCGGTAG